One segment of Nostoc piscinale CENA21 DNA contains the following:
- a CDS encoding type I polyketide synthase, translated as MQLNERNQFLVNSSNKNFTYREVEVAIRSSLTVDDCVVIEREAENQKPELVAYVVSSGLLVPEQLLSYLQTVLPNELIPTEIVPVSALPLTALGQIDETALSHFEIRDNDLLQRWSEQIQLVPEVEKVAVVIQEDLKQQQSLRLSDLLNDWKTLTSEADHTSSKSKSSRSNNNRNSSDDKLAINYGGELKREKNAPNILGEALQKTALKFPNKELIYIQPDGSEISQSYNNLLLDAQKILAGLRKLGLKPLDKVIFQIDQSQDFIPAFWGCILGGFIPVPVSIAPAYEQVNSAVNKLHNAWQMLEQPLVLTSSKLLQSLRGLPALLNIEQWKVETVDNLRQNQPDSNIHQSQEDDLALLLLTSGSTGFPKGVMLTHRNLLSMTAGTAQMNKFSSDDIVLNWMPLEHVGAIVFLGLMAVDLGCKQVHVSTEYILQNPIRWLELIERHKASISWAPNFAFSLLNERASEINQRSWDLSSMRFLVNAGEQIVPKTARTFLKLFQPHGLPPNAIHPAFGMSETCSGITWSDGFSLETSSDEMSFVELGPPIPGASIRITNENNQVVPEGTIGKFQVKGLSVTSGYYKNLERNREAFTEDGWFNTGDIGYLQSGRIVLTGRDKDDIIINGINYYSHEIESVVEEVEGVEISYTAACAVQFSDSNADQLAIFFNSAISEQSLLKEIIKKIRGAVVKNIGVNPNYIIPVNKEMIPKTAIGKIQRAQLSKMFVAGEFDSIIQQLGINLENPNLLPDWFYRKTWRRKLPVSQKSAINGNFLVFLDQLGLGEYLCAELQQQGLPWVGVEAGGDFRQISNNRYQIAPNNLEHYQRLLSALSANSFQIDRILHLWTYDSCINEVDSLEFLEQAQIYGAFSLLSLIKALANIQKFQNSIELLVVSNYTQLVSSADEIAYEKSPLLGLVKVIGQEIPGLTSRHLDLTVDETAVNTECILQELRILSKEQEVAYRQGKRWITRLEKIDFSSQQKQDFAFKPGGMYLISGGLGGVGVEIAKYLLKHYKTRLLLVGRTELPERSTWNNYTGQSDAISQKIAAYQELEQLGGEIIYEAVDVCDKQRLQQVVELAKSSWGCQLDGVLHLAGTYQERSLIEETHESWSAALRSKVGGAWVLNQLLLDHPQAVFISFSSVSSFMGGAAVGTFVAANRFLESFAYYQRTQGSNSYCFSWSLWDGIGISQDSQRSKLAQKAGYYAMSARQGLYSLLVGLHHNQAQLLVGLDASNRYIRRYVEDIYPLEKLTAYFTASNSSVGEQLSKLVVRDRFGTPSSCNFVQLQQMPLTKTGTIDLDKLARGELHQKADQAQPVSDIERQVAQIWQEVLGIEEIGIHDNFFELGGHSLLLVQAQSKLQEFFGVPVSIVDMFKYPSISTLANFLSQGQTESPAVVQGQKRSKVRSSRHSVGNADVAVIGMSCRFPGANNIDEFWQNLCNGVESISFFSDEEIIAAGVDPVLVKNPNYVKAKPILADVESFDADFFGYSTKEAELLDPQQRLLLECAWESLETAGYNPVTYDGAIGIYAGAVMNTYLLNNVYPNRHQLDINDNLQVATTDSMGGLQMMVANDKDYLTTRISYKLNLTGPSVNVQTACSTSLVAIHMACASLLSGESDMALAGGVSVNAPQKVGHLYQEGMIVTPDGHCRAFDAKAQGTIFGSGVGLVVLKRLEDAIADGDNIYAVVKGSAVNNDGGTKVGYMAPNGDGQAAVVTEAMAIAGIEADTISYVEAHGTGTPLGDPIEIGGLTQAFRASTQSKNFCAVGSVKTNVGHLQIASGVVGFIKTVLSLYHKKIPPSLHFEQPNPQLDLPNTPFYVNTTLKDWQSEGYPRRAGVNSLGIGGTNCHVILEEAPSGKSRGAGEQGSRGARECPFHLLTLSAKTLRALDELRHRYREFLISNSGVSIADVCHTANTGREHFNHRLAVVADSREELVEKLANLTSSQSVQSHNKPAQIAFLFTGQGSQYINMGRHLYDTQPIFRQTLEQCDEILRPYLEHSLLEVLYPRQAFEHLLNQTAYTQPALFAIEYALYQLWKSWGIEPDVVMGHSVGEYVAATVAGVFSLEDGLKLIAHRGRLMQQLPSGGEMVSLMASEAKVKEVIATYNQRVAIAAINGPESVVISGTREDIAVVCQQLEAEKIKTKRLQVSHAFHSPLMTPMLAEFEAIANQVIYNQPQIQLVSNVTGELAGDRITTPQYWVNHIRQTVRFADSMQTLHTLGYGVFLEIGPKPVLLGMGRQCLPDGKGLWLPSLREGIPEWQQLLSSLGELYVAGAKVNWLGLEQDYPRRKVALPTYPFQRQRYWLEHTPQRHQQLQPAKLHPLLDKKLQLPLSKEILFETEFSIQTLPFLAEHQVYNQVIVPGACHLSLLLGAAELTFGSESSLLENIVFPQALAISKDKARTVQLVLSFEESSASFQLISFDIGANGNTQVSEWLVHATGKISSGVNTAPETISLQQIQKRCTQQIDSKEIYQSWQKRHIQLGASFQWLDSIWRGEGEALAQLKWLSTIDSLEEYQLYPGLLDSCLQLTSLFFPDDDTFVPFAIESFQFYQRPQSQQLWCHAVQRQLENSHSDKLITDIRLFDTYGKLIADIKGLEAKKATRQLLLHSLEQDVADWLYEIEWQAVEKSQSFAVPSGSWLILADPEGLGQQLANQLQQQGADYILVSAGISYQKIDQQHYQIDPSFPDHWQKLISAVSQHGISNIIHLWSYQEQSQNSLAALEQEQLLNCGSVLHLVQANFPTPPRLWLVTRGTQAVDSTSLQPVQLSGAALWGLGRVIALEHPELQCVRLDLAADEDNLQSLWSEICSPDAEDQIAIRHGKRYVARLTRRKAISDKDKQIAIAPHQPVQLKLSEYGVLDNLSLAAMTRRPPQSNEVEIQVQASAVNFRDVLNALGMLKDYYAENMGITQASELTFGFECAGNIVAVGENVDHLKVGDAVVAWVTTHDAFSSFVTLPATTVEKKPTNLSFQEATTIPLAFLTAHYGLHHLAKIQPGERVLIHAAAGGVGLAAVQIALSAGAEVYATASVNKWEFLKSMGVKHIMNSRSLEFADEVMSLTQGQGVDVVLNSLNGEFINKSIQVLAHEGRFVEIGKIGIWDESQVKALRDDISYFAFDLGEVHHQHPALISPMLQHLIEQFQTGTLKPLPQTVFPLEQVVDAFRYMAAAKHIGKVVVSMPQITTSANEGQLSIQPDASYLITGGLGALGLEIAQWLVEKGARHLVLIGRSGVSVVAKQRISSFEKSGAKVLVLQADVSQPHQVAEVLEKIHSELPSLKGIIHTAGVLDDGVLQQQSLERFGRVMAPKVAGAWNLHTFTQHLPLDFFVCFSSMSSLIGSPGQGNYAAANAFMDTLCHYRQALGLPGISINWGPWSQVGMTANLDSRNQNRIQMSGIGTIAPQQGLTVLEQLLNQSSAQVAVIPFNWSEFLSKSSFGSPFFANFSYTLAKKVEQSDFRTRLEKANASDRQSFLIEHISSQVAKVLGRNLSNRDMELGFFELGMDSLTAVELRNRLQNSLKCSVPANLAFDYPTVAKLANYLALQIFPLDVDQEFASSQSKDSEQFQLVNLENSDWVELEL; from the coding sequence ATGCAGTTAAACGAACGTAACCAATTTCTAGTCAATTCAAGTAATAAAAATTTTACATATAGGGAAGTAGAAGTTGCTATCCGGTCGAGTTTGACTGTAGATGATTGCGTAGTAATAGAGAGAGAGGCAGAAAACCAAAAACCAGAGTTAGTTGCTTATGTTGTTTCATCAGGTTTGTTAGTACCAGAACAATTATTGTCTTACCTACAAACAGTTCTACCTAACGAATTGATACCTACAGAAATTGTGCCAGTATCAGCATTACCGCTAACTGCATTAGGACAGATAGATGAAACTGCTCTAAGTCATTTTGAGATTAGGGATAATGATTTATTGCAGCGATGGTCAGAGCAAATCCAATTAGTACCTGAAGTTGAGAAAGTAGCAGTAGTAATTCAAGAAGATTTAAAACAGCAGCAATCCTTACGTTTATCAGACTTACTCAATGATTGGAAAACTCTAACAAGCGAAGCAGATCATACTTCAAGTAAATCTAAATCTTCTCGCTCAAATAACAATCGTAATTCATCTGATGACAAACTAGCTATCAATTATGGTGGAGAACTCAAGCGAGAAAAGAACGCGCCAAACATTCTTGGCGAAGCACTACAGAAGACTGCTCTAAAATTTCCAAATAAAGAATTAATTTATATTCAACCTGATGGCTCTGAGATTAGTCAATCTTATAATAATTTACTATTAGATGCTCAAAAAATATTAGCTGGTTTAAGAAAGCTAGGTTTAAAACCGCTAGACAAAGTAATATTTCAAATTGATCAAAGTCAAGATTTCATTCCCGCTTTTTGGGGTTGTATACTAGGCGGTTTTATTCCCGTACCAGTTTCTATTGCGCCTGCCTATGAGCAGGTTAATAGTGCTGTTAATAAATTGCATAATGCTTGGCAAATGCTAGAACAACCTCTTGTTCTGACAAGCTCGAAGTTACTGCAAAGCCTTCGGGGATTACCAGCACTTCTAAATATAGAACAGTGGAAAGTAGAGACAGTAGATAATTTACGCCAAAACCAACCAGATAGCAATATTCATCAAAGTCAGGAAGATGATTTAGCACTACTATTACTCACTTCAGGTAGTACTGGTTTTCCTAAGGGTGTGATGTTAACTCATCGCAACCTCTTAAGTATGACGGCTGGCACAGCCCAAATGAACAAGTTCTCCAGTGATGACATTGTTTTGAACTGGATGCCATTAGAACACGTGGGTGCAATAGTATTTTTAGGACTAATGGCAGTTGATTTAGGTTGCAAGCAAGTCCATGTATCTACAGAGTACATTCTGCAAAATCCTATCCGCTGGTTGGAATTAATTGAGCGTCACAAAGCCTCTATTTCTTGGGCCCCAAACTTCGCTTTTTCCTTACTCAATGAACGTGCTAGTGAAATAAATCAACGCTCATGGGATTTATCTTCCATGCGCTTTTTAGTGAACGCTGGAGAGCAAATCGTACCGAAAACAGCACGTACTTTTCTGAAACTCTTTCAACCACATGGTTTACCACCTAATGCCATTCATCCAGCTTTTGGCATGTCTGAAACTTGCTCAGGAATAACTTGGTCTGATGGTTTTTCTTTAGAAACGTCATCAGATGAGATGTCATTTGTAGAACTTGGGCCACCAATTCCAGGAGCATCAATTCGCATCACTAACGAAAATAATCAAGTCGTTCCTGAAGGTACGATTGGGAAATTTCAAGTTAAAGGACTTTCTGTCACCTCTGGTTACTACAAAAATCTAGAGCGCAACCGCGAAGCCTTTACTGAAGATGGGTGGTTTAATACTGGAGATATCGGCTATTTACAGTCAGGACGCATCGTACTGACTGGCAGAGATAAAGATGACATTATTATCAATGGCATCAACTATTACAGTCACGAAATTGAGTCAGTAGTTGAAGAAGTTGAGGGTGTAGAAATATCTTATACGGCTGCTTGTGCCGTACAATTTTCTGATAGTAACGCAGATCAATTAGCAATCTTTTTTAATTCTGCTATTTCTGAGCAGAGCTTGTTAAAAGAAATCATCAAAAAGATTCGCGGCGCAGTTGTTAAAAATATTGGCGTTAATCCGAATTATATTATTCCTGTAAACAAGGAGATGATTCCCAAAACTGCTATTGGCAAGATTCAACGCGCCCAATTAAGCAAAATGTTTGTGGCGGGTGAATTCGATAGTATTATTCAACAGTTAGGTATTAATTTAGAAAATCCCAACTTACTACCAGATTGGTTTTATCGTAAAACATGGCGGCGAAAACTCCCTGTCAGCCAAAAGTCTGCAATTAATGGTAACTTCTTAGTATTTCTCGACCAGTTAGGATTAGGGGAATATTTGTGTGCAGAACTTCAACAGCAGGGGCTACCGTGGGTTGGTGTGGAAGCAGGAGGAGACTTTAGGCAAATAAGTAATAATCGCTATCAAATTGCGCCAAATAATCTCGAACATTATCAGCGTTTGCTATCTGCTTTGTCCGCTAACAGCTTTCAAATCGATAGAATTTTGCACCTATGGACTTATGACAGTTGTATTAATGAAGTTGACAGTTTAGAGTTCTTGGAACAGGCTCAAATTTATGGTGCTTTTAGTCTACTATCCTTAATTAAAGCGTTAGCTAATATTCAGAAATTTCAAAATTCTATTGAGTTATTAGTAGTTTCTAATTATACGCAGCTAGTATCATCTGCTGACGAGATTGCTTATGAGAAATCGCCACTGCTTGGGTTAGTGAAAGTCATCGGGCAGGAAATACCAGGATTAACTAGTCGTCATTTAGACTTAACAGTAGATGAAACTGCGGTAAATACAGAGTGTATTTTACAAGAATTGCGTATCTTATCAAAAGAACAAGAAGTGGCTTATCGCCAAGGAAAGCGTTGGATTACTCGATTAGAGAAAATAGATTTTAGCTCCCAACAAAAGCAAGATTTTGCTTTTAAACCAGGTGGAATGTATTTAATTAGCGGCGGTCTTGGGGGTGTTGGTGTTGAAATTGCTAAGTATTTGCTGAAGCATTACAAAACTAGGCTGCTGTTGGTTGGTAGGACTGAACTACCCGAAAGAAGTACATGGAACAACTATACAGGACAGTCTGATGCCATATCTCAAAAAATCGCGGCTTATCAAGAACTAGAACAGCTAGGTGGCGAAATCATCTATGAGGCTGTGGATGTCTGCGATAAGCAGCGTTTGCAACAGGTAGTTGAGCTGGCTAAGTCTAGTTGGGGGTGTCAATTAGATGGGGTGTTGCATCTAGCAGGAACTTATCAAGAGCGCAGTCTCATCGAAGAAACTCACGAAAGCTGGTCAGCAGCCTTACGCTCAAAAGTTGGGGGAGCTTGGGTACTGAATCAACTACTACTAGATCATCCCCAAGCAGTTTTCATCAGCTTTTCTTCGGTAAGTAGTTTCATGGGAGGCGCTGCTGTAGGCACATTTGTCGCAGCTAATCGGTTTCTAGAGAGTTTTGCATACTATCAGCGCACTCAGGGGTCGAACAGCTATTGCTTTAGCTGGAGTCTGTGGGATGGTATCGGCATTAGCCAGGATTCTCAAAGAAGCAAGTTAGCTCAAAAAGCGGGTTACTATGCCATGTCTGCACGACAAGGACTGTATTCTTTGCTCGTCGGTTTACATCATAATCAAGCGCAATTGTTAGTGGGATTAGATGCTAGTAACAGATATATCCGCCGTTATGTAGAAGATATTTACCCTCTCGAAAAACTAACGGCTTATTTTACTGCTAGTAATTCCTCGGTTGGGGAGCAATTGTCTAAATTAGTGGTGCGCGATCGCTTCGGCACACCCAGTAGTTGTAATTTTGTACAATTACAACAAATGCCGCTAACTAAGACAGGCACTATTGATTTAGATAAGCTTGCTAGAGGCGAGTTACACCAAAAAGCCGACCAAGCACAACCAGTATCAGACATTGAACGTCAAGTAGCACAGATTTGGCAAGAAGTCTTGGGTATTGAAGAAATCGGCATTCATGATAACTTCTTCGAGCTTGGAGGACATTCGCTACTGTTGGTACAGGCTCAGAGTAAATTGCAGGAGTTCTTTGGCGTTCCAGTATCCATTGTGGATATGTTTAAATATCCCAGCATCAGCACCTTAGCGAACTTCTTAAGCCAAGGGCAAACAGAATCGCCTGCTGTAGTGCAAGGTCAAAAACGCTCGAAGGTTCGGAGTTCTCGCCATTCTGTCGGCAACGCAGATGTCGCTGTCATTGGGATGTCCTGTCGTTTCCCTGGTGCAAATAATATTGATGAATTTTGGCAAAATTTATGCAATGGTGTGGAATCGATATCGTTTTTCAGCGATGAAGAAATTATCGCCGCAGGTGTAGATCCGGTGCTGGTGAAAAATCCGAACTACGTCAAAGCCAAACCAATATTAGCGGATGTGGAATCTTTTGATGCTGATTTCTTCGGCTACAGCACTAAAGAAGCAGAATTACTAGACCCGCAACAGCGGCTTTTACTCGAATGTGCCTGGGAAAGCTTAGAAACTGCTGGTTATAATCCTGTAACCTATGATGGTGCGATCGGGATTTATGCCGGCGCGGTGATGAACACTTATTTATTGAATAATGTTTATCCCAACCGCCATCAGCTTGATATTAACGATAATCTGCAAGTAGCAACCACCGATTCTATGGGTGGTTTGCAGATGATGGTGGCTAATGATAAAGATTATTTAACCACACGGATTTCTTATAAACTCAACTTGACTGGGCCGAGTGTGAATGTGCAAACCGCTTGCTCTACATCTTTGGTAGCAATTCACATGGCTTGTGCTAGTTTACTGAGTGGTGAAAGTGACATGGCTTTAGCTGGTGGGGTTTCTGTAAATGCACCCCAAAAGGTTGGCCATTTGTATCAAGAGGGCATGATTGTCACACCAGATGGTCATTGTCGGGCTTTTGATGCGAAAGCGCAGGGGACGATTTTTGGTAGTGGTGTGGGGCTTGTGGTTTTGAAGCGGTTAGAGGATGCGATCGCAGATGGCGATAACATCTATGCTGTTGTCAAAGGTTCCGCCGTGAATAATGACGGTGGTACAAAAGTTGGCTACATGGCTCCTAATGGAGATGGTCAAGCAGCCGTAGTCACAGAAGCAATGGCGATCGCTGGAATTGAGGCAGACACCATCAGCTACGTAGAAGCACACGGAACTGGTACACCTTTAGGAGATCCGATTGAAATTGGCGGACTAACTCAAGCATTTCGCGCTAGTACGCAGTCAAAAAACTTTTGTGCTGTTGGTTCAGTCAAAACCAATGTTGGCCATCTTCAGATAGCCTCTGGTGTGGTGGGTTTTATCAAAACAGTCTTGTCACTGTACCATAAGAAAATTCCACCAAGCCTGCACTTTGAACAACCCAATCCCCAATTAGATTTACCTAATACGCCTTTTTACGTTAATACTACGTTGAAAGATTGGCAGAGCGAAGGATATCCCCGTCGTGCTGGGGTGAATTCTTTAGGAATTGGTGGTACTAATTGCCATGTGATTTTGGAAGAAGCACCCTCTGGAAAGAGCAGGGGAGCAGGGGAGCAGGGGAGCAGGGGAGCAAGGGAGTGTCCTTTCCACTTGCTTACGCTTTCAGCAAAAACTCTGAGGGCTTTAGATGAATTGCGACATCGGTATCGGGAATTTTTGATATCGAATTCTGGAGTATCTATTGCAGATGTATGCCATACAGCGAATACAGGCCGGGAGCATTTTAACCACCGCCTGGCTGTTGTGGCTGACTCTAGGGAGGAGTTGGTAGAGAAACTGGCTAATTTGACATCTTCTCAGAGTGTCCAGTCTCATAACAAGCCAGCCCAAATAGCTTTTTTGTTTACTGGTCAAGGCTCCCAGTACATCAACATGGGTCGTCATCTCTACGACACCCAACCGATATTCCGCCAAACTTTAGAGCAGTGCGATGAAATTCTCCGCCCCTATCTGGAGCATTCTCTATTAGAGGTACTGTATCCTAGACAAGCTTTTGAGCATTTACTGAATCAAACTGCATATACTCAACCTGCCTTATTTGCGATTGAGTATGCCTTGTATCAACTATGGAAATCCTGGGGAATTGAGCCAGATGTCGTCATGGGGCATAGCGTTGGTGAGTATGTAGCGGCAACTGTAGCTGGTGTTTTTAGCCTGGAAGATGGACTAAAACTCATTGCCCATCGGGGACGGTTGATGCAGCAGTTACCATCTGGGGGTGAAATGGTTTCCCTGATGGCTAGTGAGGCGAAGGTGAAAGAAGTTATTGCAACCTATAATCAACGAGTAGCAATAGCAGCCATTAATGGCCCAGAAAGTGTAGTAATTTCTGGAACTAGGGAAGATATCGCCGTTGTTTGTCAGCAACTAGAAGCAGAGAAAATCAAAACCAAGCGTTTGCAAGTATCTCATGCTTTCCATTCGCCATTGATGACCCCGATGTTGGCTGAGTTTGAAGCAATAGCTAATCAAGTTATCTATAATCAGCCCCAAATTCAGTTAGTATCTAATGTTACTGGAGAATTGGCAGGCGATCGCATCACAACGCCGCAATACTGGGTGAACCATATCCGTCAAACAGTGCGGTTTGCTGATAGTATGCAAACATTACATACTCTTGGATATGGAGTATTCTTAGAAATCGGGCCGAAACCAGTTTTACTGGGCATGGGTCGTCAATGTTTGCCAGATGGTAAAGGGTTATGGCTACCTTCTTTACGTGAAGGCATACCAGAATGGCAACAATTACTCTCTAGTTTAGGTGAGTTATACGTAGCCGGAGCCAAAGTTAATTGGTTAGGACTGGAGCAAGATTATCCTCGCCGCAAAGTAGCACTACCAACCTATCCATTTCAAAGACAACGCTATTGGCTTGAACATACTCCACAACGGCATCAACAGCTACAACCAGCAAAACTGCATCCATTACTAGACAAAAAGCTCCAGTTGCCCTTAAGCAAGGAAATCTTGTTTGAAACTGAATTTAGTATTCAAACCTTACCGTTTTTAGCAGAGCATCAAGTTTATAACCAAGTTATCGTACCTGGAGCCTGTCATCTCTCCTTACTATTGGGTGCAGCAGAGTTGACTTTTGGCAGTGAGTCATCTCTGTTAGAAAATATTGTTTTCCCGCAAGCGTTGGCTATCTCCAAAGATAAAGCACGGACAGTGCAGTTAGTATTGTCTTTTGAGGAGAGTAGCGCATCTTTCCAACTGATTAGCTTTGATATAGGTGCAAATGGTAATACTCAGGTGAGTGAGTGGCTAGTTCATGCCACAGGTAAAATTTCCTCTGGCGTTAACACTGCACCAGAAACTATCTCTCTCCAACAGATACAGAAACGCTGTACTCAACAAATAGATTCAAAAGAAATTTATCAAAGTTGGCAAAAGCGACATATTCAATTAGGCGCAAGCTTCCAATGGCTTGATTCTATCTGGCGTGGAGAAGGAGAAGCCTTAGCACAACTCAAATGGCTTTCGACAATAGATAGCTTAGAGGAGTATCAATTATATCCAGGTCTTTTGGACTCATGCTTGCAACTGACCAGCCTTTTCTTCCCGGATGATGATACTTTTGTACCCTTCGCAATTGAGAGTTTTCAGTTTTACCAACGTCCTCAAAGTCAGCAGCTATGGTGTCATGCAGTACAAAGACAGTTAGAAAATTCCCATTCTGACAAGTTAATAACGGATATTAGACTGTTTGATACTTATGGAAAGTTAATTGCAGACATCAAAGGTTTAGAAGCCAAAAAAGCGACTCGCCAGTTGTTGCTGCATTCTCTGGAGCAAGATGTTGCAGATTGGTTATATGAAATTGAATGGCAAGCGGTGGAAAAAAGTCAATCTTTTGCCGTCCCTAGTGGTAGTTGGCTGATTTTGGCTGACCCAGAAGGACTAGGGCAACAACTGGCTAACCAATTGCAACAACAAGGAGCCGATTATATCCTAGTGTCTGCTGGTATTAGCTATCAGAAAATTGACCAGCAACATTATCAAATCGATCCTAGTTTCCCAGATCACTGGCAAAAATTAATCAGTGCCGTCAGCCAGCATGGAATAAGCAATATTATCCATCTGTGGAGTTACCAAGAGCAGTCGCAAAACTCCCTTGCAGCGTTAGAACAAGAACAACTTCTCAATTGCGGTAGTGTTTTACACCTAGTGCAAGCCAACTTCCCAACACCTCCTCGGCTATGGTTGGTGACTCGTGGTACTCAAGCGGTAGATAGCACATCGCTACAGCCAGTTCAACTGAGTGGGGCGGCATTATGGGGATTAGGTCGAGTCATTGCCCTAGAGCATCCGGAATTACAATGTGTGCGCTTAGATTTAGCTGCTGATGAGGACAATCTGCAATCGCTGTGGTCAGAAATTTGCTCTCCAGATGCAGAAGACCAAATAGCCATTCGTCACGGCAAACGATATGTAGCGCGACTGACGCGGCGCAAAGCCATTTCTGATAAGGACAAACAAATTGCGATCGCACCGCATCAACCTGTGCAATTAAAGCTATCTGAGTATGGTGTCTTAGATAATCTCTCGTTAGCAGCAATGACTCGTCGCCCACCGCAAAGCAACGAGGTGGAAATTCAAGTGCAAGCTAGTGCAGTCAATTTCCGGGATGTCCTGAATGCTTTGGGAATGCTGAAAGATTATTATGCCGAAAACATGGGCATTACCCAAGCGAGTGAGTTGACTTTTGGCTTTGAGTGTGCTGGAAATATCGTGGCTGTGGGAGAGAATGTTGACCATCTCAAAGTCGGGGATGCAGTTGTGGCATGGGTGACAACTCACGATGCCTTCAGCAGTTTTGTCACCTTACCAGCAACGACTGTAGAGAAAAAGCCCACCAACTTAAGTTTTCAGGAAGCGACGACTATACCTTTAGCATTTTTAACAGCCCACTACGGGTTGCACCATCTAGCAAAAATCCAACCAGGAGAACGAGTCTTAATTCATGCGGCGGCTGGTGGTGTGGGTTTGGCAGCAGTGCAGATAGCCCTAAGTGCTGGTGCAGAGGTATATGCGACTGCTTCGGTTAACAAGTGGGAATTTCTCAAATCAATGGGAGTCAAGCATATCATGAACTCCCGCAGCTTGGAGTTTGCTGATGAGGTGATGAGTCTGACACAGGGACAAGGCGTAGACGTTGTTCTCAATAGCTTGAATGGTGAATTTATCAACAAAAGCATACAAGTGCTGGCTCATGAGGGAAGATTTGTCGAAATCGGCAAAATTGGCATCTGGGATGAGAGCCAAGTCAAAGCCCTAAGAGATGATATTTCATATTTTGCTTTTGATTTAGGGGAAGTTCACCATCAGCATCCTGCTTTAATTTCCCCGATGTTGCAGCACCTAATAGAACAATTCCAAACAGGTACTCTCAAGCCTTTACCTCAAACAGTATTCCCCTTAGAACAAGTAGTAGATGCTTTCCGTTATATGGCAGCAGCCAAGCACATCGGTAAAGTAGTAGTATCAATGCCGCAAATCACTACATCAGCTAATGAAGGGCAATTATCTATACAACCAGACGCGAGTTATTTAATTACTGGTGGATTAGGTGCATTGGGTTTAGAGATAGCCCAGTGGTTGGTAGAAAAAGGCGCGCGACACTTGGTATTAATTGGGCGAAGTGGGGTATCTGTTGTTGCAAAACAAAGAATATCCAGCTTTGAAAAATCAGGTGCAAAAGTTCTGGTATTACAAGCGGATGTTTCTCAACCTCATCAAGTGGCTGAAGTTCTAGAAAAAATCCACTCAGAGCTACCGTCACTCAAGGGAATTATACATACAGCAGGAGTACTAGATGATGGAGTATTGCAGCAGCAATCCTTAGAACGCTTTGGGCGAGTGATGGCTCCCAAAGTGGCAGGTGCATGGAATCTCCATACTTTCACCCAACATCTACCACTAGACTTTTTTGTCTGTTTCTCGTCGATGAGTTCGCTGATTGGCTCTCCAGGACAAGGCAACTATGCAGCCGCCAATGCTTTTATGGATACTTTATGCCATTATCGCCAAGCTTTGGGTTTGCCTGGAATAAGTATTAACTGGGGGCCTTGGTCACAAGTGGGTATGACAGCTAACTTAGATAGCCGAAATCAAAATCGCATACAGATGAGTGGTATTGGTACAATTGCGCCGCAACAGGGATTAACTGTGCTAGAGCAATTGTTGAACCAATCTTCTGCTCAAGTAGCAGTAATACCCTTCAACTGGTCGGAATTTTTGAGTAAATCGAGTTTTGGTTCGCCGTTCTTTGCTAACTTTAGCTACACCTTAGCCAAGAAAGTTGAACAATCTGATTTTCGTACTCGATTAGAAAAGGCTAATGCAAGCGATCGCCAATCATTTTTAATTGAGCATATTTCCTCACAAGTCGCTAAAGTGCTAGGGCGTAATCTCTCAAACCGAGATATGGAACTAGGGTTTTTTGAACTAGGGATGGATTCTCTGACTGCTGTTGAATTGCGAAACCGTCTGCAAAACTCTTTAAAATGCTCTGTTCCTGCAAATTTAGCTTTTGATTATCCTACGGTTGCCAAGTTGGCTAATTATTTGGCATTACAAATTTTTCCTCTAGATGTTGATCAAGAATTTGCTTCTAGCCAGAGCAAAGATAGTGAGCAATTTCAGTTAGTGAATCTGGAAAACAGCGATTGGGTGGAGTTAGAACTATGA